In Labilithrix sp., a genomic segment contains:
- a CDS encoding S8 family serine peptidase: protein MKRLALALALSLLGCESTGLSPLVEEEVTYECPSRPPSGRPRMLIVDTQLDPTLPELAPSIAGCYRFECDDAGESCAVVPGVKLRRRKTTRRTPPDPAAWNAALAQKRAPDGLVATMEYPIFGVGPEGDHGTAVASAAMYGLAGVDLLFLQVPLRRETEAIECPSASEIDEEIRKATDPVARAERVGAPLSPEEREYVELMRRERIDVSNESFGSSRPELEVACPNLRWREYFEAEGRVVREREAALDAQGAFAGIAVTVVKAAGNDGAYVTSLADVDYCHEDRTGGFGAGSKTIVVGSYDVDDLTLSFFTNHGPCVDVYAPGSRILVPDANGILRLTYGTSLAAPLVTRLIATLPRDPPAATVARVRALAKNKMLPLSLFPPGLLFDDKTTPRALPRR, encoded by the coding sequence ATGAAGCGTCTCGCGCTCGCTCTTGCGCTCTCGCTGCTCGGCTGCGAGTCGACGGGCCTGTCGCCCCTGGTCGAGGAGGAGGTGACGTACGAGTGTCCGTCGCGTCCGCCGTCGGGGCGGCCGCGCATGTTGATCGTCGACACGCAGCTCGATCCCACGCTGCCGGAGCTCGCGCCGTCGATCGCGGGTTGTTACCGCTTCGAGTGCGACGACGCGGGCGAGAGCTGCGCGGTGGTCCCCGGGGTGAAGCTGCGGCGACGCAAGACGACGCGTCGCACGCCGCCGGATCCGGCGGCGTGGAACGCGGCGCTCGCGCAGAAGCGTGCGCCGGACGGTCTCGTCGCGACGATGGAGTATCCGATCTTCGGGGTGGGGCCGGAGGGCGATCACGGCACCGCCGTCGCGAGCGCCGCGATGTACGGCCTCGCGGGCGTCGACCTGCTCTTCCTCCAGGTGCCGCTCCGCCGCGAGACGGAGGCGATCGAGTGTCCGAGCGCGTCGGAGATCGACGAGGAGATCCGCAAGGCCACCGATCCGGTGGCGCGGGCGGAGCGCGTCGGTGCGCCGCTCTCGCCGGAGGAGCGGGAGTACGTCGAGCTGATGCGCCGCGAGCGCATCGACGTCTCGAACGAGAGCTTCGGGAGCTCACGCCCCGAGCTCGAGGTCGCGTGTCCCAACCTGCGGTGGCGCGAGTACTTCGAGGCGGAGGGCCGGGTCGTTCGCGAACGCGAGGCGGCGCTCGACGCGCAGGGAGCGTTCGCGGGGATCGCGGTCACGGTGGTGAAGGCGGCCGGCAACGACGGCGCGTACGTCACGTCGCTCGCGGACGTCGACTACTGCCACGAGGACCGAACGGGCGGTTTCGGCGCGGGCTCGAAGACGATCGTGGTCGGCAGCTACGACGTCGACGACCTGACGCTGAGCTTCTTCACGAACCATGGCCCGTGCGTCGACGTGTACGCCCCCGGCTCACGCATCCTCGTCCCCGACGCCAACGGCATCCTACGCCTCACCTACGGCACGAGCCTCGCGGCCCCCCTCGTCACCCGCCTCATCGCAACGCTGCCCCGCGACCCGCCCGCCGCGACGGTGGCGCGCGTCCGCGCTCTCGCCAAGAACAAGATGCTGCCCCTGTCCCTCTTCCCCCCGGGCCTCCTCTTCGACGACAAGACGACCCCCCGCGCGCTGCCCCGACGCTGA